The Salvia miltiorrhiza cultivar Shanhuang (shh) chromosome 1, IMPLAD_Smil_shh, whole genome shotgun sequence genome has a window encoding:
- the LOC131006896 gene encoding uncharacterized protein LOC131006896 has protein sequence MMMMSLKEGIPIKKYVYDSFRTLHVNKDGTYTYKKAEEVYTRVREIAEQQGKSADLSQIYVDEMMGGRLDKKQRMFGTSTLARSLVGGTSQTIPSQHVDARFDELQQQLQEEREHRLRLEESLRVTNEMFQQCMRSQQSRISGSRGSDLPGDNP, from the exons atgatgatgatg TCTTTAAAGGAGGGAATTCCTATCAAGAAGTACGTGTATGATTCGTTTAGGACATTACATGTGAATAAAGATGGAACTTATACCTACAAGAAGGCTGAAGAAGTTTAT ACGAGAGTGAGGGAGATTGCCGAGCAGCAAGGAAAGAGTGCCGATTTGAGTCAGATATATGTGGATGAGATGATGGGAGGCCGCCTCGATAAGAAGCAGAGGATGTTCGGCACGAGTACCCTCGCACGAAGTCTCGTGGGCGGTACATCACAGACTATCCCTTCACAGCACGTTGATGCTCGATTTGACGAGCTGCAGCAGCAGCTTCAAGAGGAGCGTGAGCATAGACTCCGATTGGAGGAATCACTTCGAGTAACTAATGAGATGTTTCAGCAGTGCATGAGGTCCCAACAGTCGAGGATTAGTGGCTCACGAGGTTCAGACTTACCCGGCGACAATCCTTAG